DNA from Elaeis guineensis isolate ETL-2024a chromosome 2, EG11, whole genome shotgun sequence:
tcggcgggttccttcagaattttttgagatatccatggcgtatgagggcctcgatttcatctttgagttggatgcactgctcggtgttgtggccgtggccccgatgaaatcgacagtactttcatcggtcgaggccctttgccttcaaaggcggaggccgtcgcagatattcttccccttcgatctccatcaaaatctacgcacgaggagcagagagaggagtataggagtcatacttgGGATGCATCGGCCTCGGACTCTACCGTCGAGGTGATCTCGGGCTCTGCCGTTCGGGTGAGACATGTCtgttggtcgggggcctgctaggctcaaCAGGAGtccgacctttccttcgcttctccttcgggcccttggcttCAGTCAGGcgccggtcagaagctccttcgtctgcgcgcatgtatttgtacgtgcgctccaacagttcggcatatgtccgggggagggtcttatccAAAGAGTATGGAAATTGGGACCCCCTTAACCCCCTCtttatggctgagatagccatatcttcgttgaggtcccgaacctcgagcgtggccgcgttgaatcacatcacgaagtgtcggagcgtctcattttctcccaacTTGAGGgaaaaaaaggctgtccgaggttcgtagGGGCTTTCGGCTAGTACTGAAATAGGCCACGAAAGCatgttcgagctgtccgaaggagtggatacttcctgagcggaggccaaagtaccaggccctggcggccttgcgaagtgtgacagggaagccgatgcagagaagggcatcggtcaccccttggatcgtcatgagagccttgtagctctccagatggtcaactgggtcagtggagccgtcgtagggctccacataaggcatcttgaaccgactagggatcggctcgtcgaggatgagtcgggagagaggttgggcagtctgaaagtcgacgtcgttcaaggacttctgtccgtccacctgcagctgggcaagccaacagtcgatttcttcgaacctgcattcgtagtcgtcggtccgtcggtgctgagagaccccgggagtggagtctcccgacgaatctgagagggaggcggacggtgttcgcggccgcttctccttccttgctcattCCAACCGGGAAGGAGACGGTCGTCGGGGCCGGTGGGTATCATGCCGTGTCCGTCTTTCTCCCTCTCGGTGGGAGGCTGTgatggctgctcttgaggaggggacggagaccgacgcgggcatcggcggctgctcctggagggcatcgggtgtgccgTTGGTTGCTCCACCGACGAGTGCGGCAACCGGGTTGATTGTTGTTGAAgactcttgaccgcgtccgtcagcacggtcatctgccgcacgatcaccGCGATctacgcctccgtggtcaccacaggatgcggagagctaggttccgccatggagggtggaggagaggcctcttcccggtgggaagagggcctcgccgatccggtggccctcgatcgctgagtCCTGATTCTTGTCATTTCGAAAGGGTGTTTCGAGTTCTGTGGGGGTCGTGATCCCTgctccccctacctggcgcgccaaatctgttgcggccaatcccctcgtcgtctggtcgtcaagaacgagcgcctgcaaaagaagtccgcactgaccagaGGTGACTTcgacggggatcctccgacggtcaagtcagagaggagactaggcaacagtagaaaagaatcaaggagctcagtgagagagagagagagaactagggcttcgaaagaacctccgcagcactgttgccttccccattttatagtagagcgcggcatggtgccgtcattaatggcgcagacaactaggggagttgtcaaatcgtcggaggctgtcagagtcgccgtgggctgtcaagtcgccgtgggttgtcaaatcactgggattaatctatgtccttgacaggacaatgtcccagggcggctatgccgTATGCCTTTATCAGGACGGCGGCCCTCAATAGTCGTACGgtgtttggaggagccgaccggctgggacgtcgggtgaagacccagggaccTCCCCCCGACGGTCTGTTGGATGCATTGTGAAAGTCGGAGGTCGGACTCCATCGTTTGGCCAGTCGGAAACAGAAAGGATCTTCCCGACCGACATATCTTCGGTCGGACGGTGTCGGCAGTCGTcagtcggtgcggtcggtagGGTTGAACGCCGGTTAGGCGAGTCCGATGGTGAGTCGGCATGAGAGGGaccgatcggtatatcccaacagataTCAACTAAACAACGTCCAGCAGTATCATCTCCTCGCTGTGGACAATATTTGCACCAGAACTCACCTTTGTATCTTTCATCCTTCATCATTTGAGAGACGTTTCCTTCATCCGGCTTGTATCAAATGTTGTAATGCCCCAACAACCGCATTGTTCTTACCGTTTTTAGATGTTTCTGACAAGCCCTAGAAAAAAATTGCTATTAACTTTGCTGTTTGTCTCGCAGAGGTTGCTTCAAATTGGAACACCTGcttatttctttctttccataaAATCCCGCAAATAGTGGCTATTAAACATTTCTCATTTTTCTATTTATCCATCAGCCATTATTGGTAACAATCCATGACTTGCACCAATCCGTTTCCACCACCTGGTAAGAGAAATCTCCATGCTGAGAGCCTTGTAGCATTGCTCTTTGGTGAAAGTGATCCTGATCAGATGATCCTTTCTACAAGCTGGAGCGGTAGATACGGCCTCCCGCTTGGCCAGCACTGCTAGAGGCTTAGCCCAAGAAGCTCCAACCCAAAACCTCCGATGGTGCTGCAAGCGACGTAGGATTAGTAGGCCAAACCTGGCGTGGCCTACGAACAGCCCATGAGATTAAATGCATTCGTAGCTATAGGAACATGGACAAGCCAAAGGAGCACGTGGTAATCTAAAAGTCCATTTAACATTGAACTATAATTGTTTTAAAAATAATCCACTGTTCTTGGTTCTCACTTTAGTAGAAGCAAAAAGTTATCTTGAACAGAATAAGGAGATAGCAATGCTTGAACAGAATAAGGAAACTCTGTTAGAAATGAGCCCCCGGATGCTTCTATGGAGATTCATCGCCAAATCCTAATTTCATTAGAAATTTATTTAGTATTATatcatagtttaaattttaatttgagtgTCAGTCCACTTTAGTTAGATTGATTTTTAGATAAAGTTCAGTTTTTAGTTAAAGTGAGATAGcagattttttatcttttagtAGGGAGATGGTAATTTTTATTTGTCTTATAGTGCAAGAGAGTACATATGATTTTAGAATGAGGGGGAGGGAGTGACGTAAACCTTGTATTTGATTGGATTCATGTGAGAGAGGATGAATAGAGTTGGAAAGATGGATGACCCATTTATAGTTtggtttaaaaaatctttgaaaagATGGACAAAAGGAAAGGAATTATCAATCCATCCTAATCCACTAATTTGTATTCTCCCAAATTTAGACGATGCAAGTAAGGATGGATGGAGTATGTAAAAGATGGATTTCTATCTTGATAATAATGATGCTCTTCATCaaaagataatttaataaaaatagtaTATGAATATCATTCATCCTTTCTTTCATTCTGtaccaaataaagaaaaaaattatttccaaCTATCCTTTAATATGTTACCAAATATATATACGAGCCATCATCCTTTTTTCCTCTAATCCATCCTCCATATATACCAAATACAGAGAAAGAGTTTGGAGAGTTTTGGCGAGatatttttgcatgaaaaatttttgttagaGAAGTTGAACTCATTGTtgtgatatttattttttgtgaataaatttatttttatcttccaattttttctttcattattactgtttgatttaattgatttttatattagatattagaCCAATATATTTGATCTACACTAAGTAATATATCATTTTATATATTGCAGATAGGCTGAAACCTAAGGGAAAGGAGCAAAAAATTAGGGTGGGACTTCAACTGTAGATGGAAGGCCGCATGGGCAATGTTATCACTAAGATATCGCACAACGTCATCGTTTTTTGTGAGCGAAGTTATGGTGCCATCAAATAGTTTTAAGTTGTCTATGTAGTGGGCTAGGGATCCGCTATAAGCCTTCCTTGCTATTGCCATATCATATTACCAATCATCATAGGTGTACACAGGTCAGATAGGATCAGACCAGTTTgaagttaaatctaaaattaaactgATTGAAATTGGTTTCTTAAAACCACAATCGAAATCCTGCTACATATAAAAATTGTTTGAAACGAATCTAAAAAATTTGGTTCGATTCAATTCAGTCTATAAGATTGATAATTAACAGATTGAACTAAGtctaaacattaaaaaaaaaaaaaactattttataCAATATCTATATTCAATGAACTGGATTAAATTGTCTAGAGTAAGTCTAAATGTAACAATTTTATTGTGTATAAAAAAACAATATAAAGATCAAAAGTTTATATATATAGGTCGGATTAAGTTGGATCATATCAGATTGGTTTAAATTTGTATTCTGATAACTCAAATTAAAAACGAaccgaatttttttgatttaagattttctcaaatcaaaactaaaacaattttaaaaaaaaaagaaaaactgattAATTGAACAAAAAGGATAGATTCCAGTTGGATTCGGCCGGATTCTCAGGAAACAACGAGTACACTAGATGTATTTATTGATTTACAATCAATTTTCCATACATTAGATAGTTGCTTACAGTAAACAAAAAAAACAGAAGCATATATCCAAATATATCCATCACGAAAGAGGAGTTACTCGTTTACCCCAATAAACATAAATAAAATCACCAAGAACAAAATAAGGAACACTCTTACCATAAAATGCTACTGGGAAGCCCTGCTAATTCTCACCTCCGAACCAAAGGGGTCTCCTCCCGCTGGACAAATCCCCGCCGTTGGATACACCGGGATCACCCCAGGATATCTCATCAAACCTCCGCCTGCCGGCACATCATACCCACTGGTACCCACTGAATACTTGTACGCCTCCGTCACCGCTGGCCGTCCCGTCGGTGGACCGTCCACGTAAACTGGACCGCCAGGAACCGCATTAGCCATGACCCGGTGAACCGGTTGCTGATACCCGACCGGAATTTGTCCTCCAGGCACTGATGTCAGAGGATGAAGGTATGGCGTGGGTGCAGAAACCGGCCGGACCGGCAGGCTCCCTCCACTGACCGGACCGGGAACAAAGTAAACCGGAACCGGTTCAGGCATGTACTGCCAGACCGGGTTGCTGACGTATCCTCCCGGCTGGTTGACCAGCGGTTCGACCGGACCGTCCCGGATTTCCTCGCCGTCCGATTTGGTCTTCAGCGGCGGGTGATCGGAGACCGGCGGGATGGGGGATGCGGACGAGGCGGAGCCGTAGTGAGGGGATGGCGTGGCGGGAGCGGGCGAACCGGGGTCCGAGGCGTTCTCGTGGGCCGTCCGGGTTTTGTATTTGGGAGCCGGCTCGTCCAAGTTGGTCTCGAGGCCAAAGAGGTAGTCCGGGACCTCAGAGACGATGGAGGAGGCCTCGGAGCGGCCGCGCTCGAGGGCGTCGCCGCCGCCGCTGCTGTTGAGGGCGTCAACGAACCAGTGGTCGCGGGCGGAAGCAGGGCCCTCGATGACGGAACCGAAAGGGATGGAGGAGGGGTCGGAAGGGGTGAAGAGGAAGAGGCGGAGGCGGGGGGTCCTTGAGGAGGAGACGGCGCCGCCGCCTGGGGAGGAGGTGGAGAGGCGGTCGTACTCGTCCATCATATTCTCGACGTCATCGTCGGAGGAGACGGAGATGAGGGCGTCGAGGTCCTCGTTGGGGAGCTGGTACTTGATGGAGAGTAGGTTGGGGTCGCCGCCAGCGAGCTTGGAGAGCTTGGAGAGGAGGGCAGAGAAGGAGGTGGAGCGGGGGACTGCGACGATGCGGGTGTCGCCGCCGACATAGCGGAGCTGGTGGTCGTGGGGGCGGGGGAGGATGCGGCCGCCGAAGCTGCACATGAGGCGCACCCGGGGGGCGGAGGGGTCGTCGAGGTGCCACCGGGCCGGAGGCGGTGGCGGGGGGTGGCCGGACCTCGGAGTGGAGGCGGCGGAGCCGGCGGCGGAGGCATCGGGGTCGGACGGATGGTGGGAGGTCATCGAACCGCCGGAGGAATACATACTGCATCGTTGTTTTTCCCACAAAAGCCCTTGTTAGATAAAAAACGGCGTgaatgcttttcttttcttttctttcccttctttttttttttttttttttttcgttttttttttttgggtgcttCTTTGGATGATAAGACGTGATGGGATTGggctttgtgtgtgtgtgtgtacaaagTCATGGGATTGGCGTTGGCGTAAAACCAACTAATATACTATTCTTTTtataatcattggaggcacctTTTGTCATGCTGAAGTGGCGCTTCCCTTTGTGGGCCTTTCGTGGGACGAGTATTTGGTTGGTTGTCACAGTCATTTGGAAGCATTATTATTAATTAGAGTTGTTGGAGTGCGTATTAGGCTAACAGAACTAATGCAAATGTGCATGTGGAAGTATGAAGTGGATTAGTTAAATCCACCCGTGCGTGAGCCAATCATCCCACACGGTGCGTGCGTTCCGTACTACGcccggtgcacaaaaaatttctcaagaaaaaaaGTGGCTTCAGTTTCATTTGCAATGATAAGAAAAAAAGTGGCCTGGATATATATGCCGTCTACCTATATGATTTTCAGAATATATCTCCTCACTGCTAGATTAGTTTGAAAATAGTTTAAATGCACCCGTACAAATAAGGATGCAGATCTTATGTTATGCACATAATGCAGCGTAAAATATGATACATCGCACATACTATTCATCGTATCATGAAAGGTGCGTGAAACCACGCATGGCAGATGCCGCACAATCCACTGCATGCATATTGTGCACCGCATCATACAGTGCACAACAAAAAATCCGGGTGCTATAAAGAAATAGCATCATGGCTCCTAACAAGTATAGTCTTCACCATCAACTTATAGTTCTTATGTGGGCTCACAACTAGACACAAGGTCCTTCATTCAAATTTGGGTTGCTAAATGGTGAATGTGTTTTGTTGATGAGGATTATTTAAATTAGTATATTCATCATAACATTGTTCATTACACTATAATTGTGTGCATGCATGTAATTAACAATACAGGAATGTACTTAAATAATCATAACACATTCTTATGATGATCTCCTATCTGTGgttaataatataattagttcAACTTTTCTTTTGAGAGTAATACAAATGGTGATCATAAATCTATCACACACTTATCTCTAGCCTCCCTTTTTTTCGGTGAAACACTTATCTCTGGTCTTGATTTAAGATAAGAGacctattttatatttttttttatttttatttcaaatgctCTCCCATTAAAAAGAGATCAATTAAATGCTTTGCATACAAGGTGTAGACGCAATTAAAACCTCCTCAACCAtgcaatttttatcaaaaaaaaaatcattacagTGCAATAAAAAATTCTGCCATATACGATTAGGGctgacaaaatatgatccgattcgTCAATCCGATCAGTGTTCGACTCgtcataaatagatttggatttagactaaacggatttggatcataaacggatcgacccgtttaatccgtttaataattggatcggatatgagttttagatatctgacacgtttaacctgtttaatatttAGGTCGagttgagtcagataacccatttaacttgtttaatctatttttgacccatttaacccgaccTGTTTAATTCATTTAAGACCCGTTTATcctgtttaaaatctgtttaacttgtttctgatccatttaacttgacctgtttaacctatttaatctgtttaacctgtttaacccatttaacttaatttgatctatttaataaatgggttaaatggatcagatcagattatctgtttaataaacaggtcggattcagatttgaatttttgatccatttaataaacaaaTCGAATTTGGGTTGAATATTTTCTGATCCAATCCATTTATGActcgatccgtttatgatccaaTCCGACTCGATTGCCACCCTTTTATACGATGCAGGCCATATTAAATTTTGGAATATACAACAGTCTGGTTGAGAACAAATTGAAACCAACTTGCAACTTGATGCTGTTTTGTTTGCTATATATAGCACCAGAATTTGTTTTCATTATATTTCATTAATATCTAATGTGGTAGGTAATgctatgattgataaattaattaaCTAATAAATAGTTTAAGCATGCAAGTTCTACTGTATTTGATTAGGTGGAATAGAAGATGTCCAAGTCATTACAGCCGGCATGGTATCCTTGGATGTATAGGACTAGGATTTAAGTCATTACGGCTGGCATGCTATCCTCGGATGTATAGGAGTAGGACTGAGCTGAGTTTAGCAACTCTCAGGTATTTTTGGATCATATCTACACCCGCACGACACAAGAAACCCGAACCACAGAAAAGGCCTGATATGTTGATGCTAAAAACCAAGAtgctttctctctaaaaaaaaaaaaaaaaaaacataatgccaatatatatatatatataaagaatccCATCTCCATTTGGAGCAAATAGAACTAAAGAGCATCAATCATGTGCAATTTATAGATATCACTGAAGAACCCTAAGagctcaccaaaaaaaaaaaaaaaaagaggactccttgagaaaataagagaagatgaGAAACGGAGGAATCAAAAAGCATATGAGCAGCTTTTGGAGCCATTAATACATCGAACAATCATCCGAGAAgtacaaaatttttattatcatgcgTTCTCCCCGAcgtagaaaagaaataaaaaatcggTTTTAGATATGGAGCGATAGTTATATAGCTAAAACTTCATTTCCCACAAAATAAAACCTCAAAACTTACTTGGCAGAAGAGTGAACGGTTGCTCCTCTATGATTTCAGTTTTTGCAGAGACGCAGACgcagagatggagagagaggttCGATGGAGAGTGGAGGGATTACTTTGGCCTATTTTAGCAAAAAGAAGGCAAGTGGAGGGGAAAAGGTTAAGAGATGGACGGCTGGCCGGTGCGTGGGTGGGCCCTAACTTTCTAAAATATCGTGCGTCATGACGTGGCGTTGGTTGGTTTGCCTTTTCTGCAGCGGTACGGTGGGGCCAGGCCCTCTCGAGGCTTGCGgcttcgggttgtatctttcgcgcgaAGGAATGATtgagcttttctttttctttggcgACATCAACCGTTGGATCGAGCCTTACACGGTTTCTGAAGCACTCAATATCTTTCTTCCATCGGTCTGTACAGATCTCGAAGCTGACATTGCGCAACCAACGGTTGATGCCGcagaaagaagaagaatcattctttcgcgcgaaagatacaaccgAAAGCCGTGGCTTGCGTGCGTGGAGTCCGACGGCGGTTCGGCTTGGGGTCATAGAAGTTTGCGTGATAAAAATTGCTGGtgtttctttattttatttttgatgtgtACGTGTGTTTTTATTTCATTCAAAAGAAAAATTTAATTGGTCacaaactaattttattttttcgtttatgAGAATTAACTTTTTGccatgttggatataaaatatctccagccgaagtcctcaacaaaaTCAACAACTCCGTcagcaaggccgaccttaaagtcaaacttcgtccggactcctacgggagccggacttcgccctcgactccaacggctgcaaaacagactgcatccggactcctacaggagccggactccgccgacgacttcaacagcaaggggactccgcccggactcctacgggagccgggctcggtcctcaacgtcaactgctggcaagcttcgtccggactcctacgggagccggacttcgccctcgactccaacggctgcaaaacagactgcgtccggactcctacgggagccagactccgccgacgacttcaac
Protein-coding regions in this window:
- the LOC105032024 gene encoding uncharacterized protein, which produces MTSHHPSDPDASAAGSAASTPRSGHPPPPPPARWHLDDPSAPRVRLMCSFGGRILPRPHDHQLRYVGGDTRIVAVPRSTSFSALLSKLSKLAGGDPNLLSIKYQLPNEDLDALISVSSDDDVENMMDEYDRLSTSSPGGGAVSSSRTPRLRLFLFTPSDPSSIPFGSVIEGPASARDHWFVDALNSSGGGDALERGRSEASSIVSEVPDYLFGLETNLDEPAPKYKTRTAHENASDPGSPAPATPSPHYGSASSASPIPPVSDHPPLKTKSDGEEIRDGPVEPLVNQPGGYVSNPVWQYMPEPVPVYFVPGPVSGGSLPVRPVSAPTPYLHPLTSVPGGQIPVGYQQPVHRVMANAVPGGPVYVDGPPTGRPAVTEAYKYSVGTSGYDVPAGGGLMRYPGVIPVYPTAGICPAGGDPFGSEVRISRASQ